A genomic stretch from Penicillium digitatum chromosome 4, complete sequence includes:
- a CDS encoding Anthranilate phosphoribosyltransferase, putative produces the protein MATPISSPSQRLEPISIAPLLQRLAYPAAAGIRVSAQDLPAVSADEIASAFALIFENRLSHIQTAALLTLLHSTGKDREADVIAKCSECMREAACQIEKGPLIKIIKSRNLRAGNYEGGLCDIVGTGGDSHSTFNISTTSSIVASPLLMTAKHGNRAQTSTSGAADVLNAIQPLAPKIAAITAENLYQVYEKTNYSFLFAPNFHPGMMHSNPVRRGLGLRTIFNLMGPLANPVDWALEARVVGVAYQSLGPVFAEAFRQSGAKKAMIVCGAEDMDEISCAGKTNCWRLSECPNPAYKASEEVGDDSSEDDINNPRTLVKVDTFQLEASDFGLSSHPLSDVGGGKMPKQNAAKLMSILRNELPRDDPILEFVLMNVAGLLVTSGICEADTSNMGPGDDGQVITERGPGGGRWKEGVRRARWAIESGQSLKNLEQFIEVTNQL, from the exons ATGGCGACACCTATCTCATCTCCTTCTCAGCGGCTTGAGCCCATTTCGATCGCCCCGCTCCTCCAGCGACTCGCCTACCCCGCAGCTGCCGGCATTCGAGTCAGCGCACAAGATCTCCCCGCCGTGAGTGCAGACGAGATTGCTTCTGCCTTTGCGCTCATCTTCGAGAACCGTCTATCTCATATTCAGACCGCCGCACTCCTCACATTGCTCCACTCAACCGGCAAGGACAGAGAGGCGGATGTGATTGCGAAATGTTCTGAATGCATGCGAGAGGCTGCTTGCCAAATTGAGAAAGGTCCACTTATCAAGATTATCAAGTCTCGTAATCTGAGAGCTGGAAATTATGAGGGTGGATTG TGTGATATTGTTGGAACCGGAGGAGATTCTCATTCGACCTTTAACATTTCCACGACATCTTCAATCGTTGCATCTCCTCTTCTCATGACAGCTAAACATGGCAACCGCGCTCAAACATCGACTTCTGGGGCCGCCGACGTCCTCAATGCCATCCAGCCGTTGGCACCCAAGATCGCAGCAATCACCGCAGAGAATCTGTACCAGGTCTACGAGAAAACCAACTATTCGTTCTTGTTTGCCCCGAATTTCCACCCTGGAATGATGCACTCCAATCCTGTCCGCAGAGGTCTTGGCCTCCGAACGATTTTTAACTTGATGGGCCCCCTTGCAAATCCTGTTGACTGGGCACTGGAAGCACGTGTAGTTGGCGTGGCATATCAGAGCCTTGGTCCAGTATTTGCCGAGGCTTTCAGACAAAGTGGAGCAAAGAAAGCCATGATCGTTTGTGGCGCAGAGGACATGGACGAAATCAGCTGCGCTGGAAAGACAAACTGCTGGAGGCTCTCTGAGTGCCCGAACCCTGCATACAAAGCATCAGAAGAGGTTGGTGATGACTCAAGTGAAGATGATATCAACAATCCTCGCACACTCGTCAAGGTCGACACCTTCCAGCTTGAGGCATCGGACTTTGGACTCTCTAGTCATCCTCTTAGTGATGTTGGCGGAGGTAAAATGCCCAAGCAAAACGCAGCAAAGCTGATGAGCATACTTCGGAATGAGCTCCCACGTGATGATCCAATCTTGGAGTTTGTTCTTATGAATGTGGCTGGTCTACTTGTCACCTCAGGCATTTGCGAGGCCGATACCAGCAACATGGGACCTGGCGATGATGGCCAGGTCATCACCGAGCGTGGCCCCGGCGGTGGCCGCTGGAAAGAAGGCGTGCGTCGCGCACGCTGGGCAATCGAGAGCGGGCAGTCCCTGAAGAATTTGGAGCAATTCATTGAAGTAACTAACCAGCTCTAA
- a CDS encoding RNA polymerase archaeal subunit P/eukaryotic subunit RPC10, giving the protein MSRETYQVPSMGTQNNFDTQAGGFGNGMAIDSPSVTYLCGECSARVPLKRGDQIRCKDCGHRVLYKERTKRMVQFQAR; this is encoded by the exons ATGTCTCGCGAAACCTACCAGGTCCCCTCGATGGGCACCCAGAACAACTTCGATACCCAGGCCGGAGGTTTCGGCAACGGCATGGCCATCGACAGCCCCTCGGTCACCTACCTGTGCGGCGAATGCTCTGCCCGTGTTCCTCTGAAGCGCGGCGACCAGATTCGTTGCAAGGATTGCGGTCACCGTGTGCTGTACAAGGAGCGGACCAAGCG TATGGTCCAGTTCCAGGCTCGTTAG
- a CDS encoding Iron-sulfur cluster assembly associated protein Nar1, putative, producing MSAILSADDLNDFISPGVACIKPVETLPPKDSKKTEDAYEVTTEDKVQPENLPPAQISLTDCLACSGCVTSAEAVLISLQSHAEVLNTLDAHPEIPLVHEHHGVTVNNIEDSGEGKIFVASVSPQVRASLATIYGISEKEAGYMINQLLSGPQGLRGGGKHRNGFTWVVDTNAMREAVLVLTADEVSDSLSSGDSSTAGQSDDPLPKRPILSSACPGWICYAEKTHPFILPHLSRLKSPQALSGTFLKTVLSKSLGVNPSRIWHLAVMPCFDKKLEASREELTDVSWRQGNSTASETQPVRDVDCVITARELLSLASSRGFSLPSLPLQPLPSSFTPPFPEKILDSFLSFERSRAKQSIATGTSGGYLHHILMNFQARNPGSELVINRGRNVDVVEYVLLSQEGPTILKAARYYGFRNIQNLVRKLKPARVSRLPGAKPAARPATGRRQPISRNNVTTSSSGADYAYVEVMACPGGCTNGGGQIRVEDAKEAIGSSQGMALDASMKPSPHEQRAWLARVDEAYFSMESESESELDTQSQKSSLADKDAKIHQGLRHWSEYMNIPLSKLVYTTYRQVESDVGKDQTPANDTSRVVELAGKIGGGW from the exons ATGAGCGCAATCCTGTCAGCAGACGATCTGAATGATTTCATTTCGCCGGGAGTCGCATGTATCAAACCAGTCGAAACCCTTCCACCAAAAGATTCAAAGAAAACGGAA GATGCCTATGAAGTAACAACGGAAGACAAAGTGCAGCCTGAGAATCTACCCCCCGCACAGATTTCTTTGACAGACTGCCTCGCTTGCTCTGGCTGTGTTACTTCTGCCGAGGCAGTGTTGATATCACTCCAGTCTCATGCAGAGGTCCTCAATACACTTGATGCGCACCCGGAGATTCCCTTGGTGCATGAGCATCATGGGGTGACAGTGAATAACATCGAAGACTCTGGAGAGGGTAAGATCTTCGTGGCCAGTGTTAGCCCACAAGTCAGGGCCAGTCTGGCAACAATTTATGGGATCTCGGAGAAAGAAGCGGGGTATATGATCAACCAATTACTTAGTGGCCCGCAGGGCTTGCGAGGTGGGGGCAAGCACAGAAATGGGTTTACATGGGTTGTCGACACAAATGCCATGCGAGAGGCTGTACTGGTACTCACTGCAGATGAGGTTTCAGATTCGCTTAGCTCAGGAGACTCGTCAACAGCGGGCCAGTCGGATGACCCTCTGCCCAAACGCCCTATTCTATCCTCAGCATGTCCTGGATGGATATGTTACGCCGAGAAGACTCACCCTTTCATCCTTCCACATCTTTCTCGACTCAAATCGCCCCAGGCTCTGTCGGGGACATTCCTCAAAACCGTTTTGAGCAAGTCTCTCGGGGTTAATCCGTCTCGAATTTGGCATTTGGCAGTCATGCCCTGCTTTGACAAGAAGCTAGAAGCTAGTCGAGAAGAACTCACAGATGTTTCGTGGCGACAGGGAAATTCCACGGCCTCTGAAACACAGCCCGTTCGCGATGTGGACTGTGTGATCACTGCTCGTGAGCTTCTGTCTCTGGCTTCATCTCGAGGTTTCTCATTGCCAAGCCTGCCATTGCAACCTCTGCCATCCTCTTTCACCCCGCCCTTCCCTGAAAAAATCCTTGATTCTTTCCTTTCCTTCGAGCGCTCTCGGGCAAAACAATCTATTGCTACAGGTACCTCTGGAGGCTACCTACACCATATTCTAATGAATTTCCAAGCTCGCAACCCAGGCAGTGAGCTTGTGATCAACCGCGGACGGAATGTCGATGTCGTCGAGTACGTGCTCTTGTCTCAAGAGGGTCCAACAATTTTGAAAGCGGCTCGTTATTACGGCTTTCGAAATATCCAGAACCTTGTCCGGAAGCTCAAACCCGCACGTGTGTCCAGGCTTCCCGGTGCAAAACCAGCCGCTAGACCCGCCACAGGTCGCCGCCAGCCTATATCTCGTAACAACGTCACCACAAGCAGCTCAGGAGCTGATTACGCCTACGTGGAGGTCATGGCCTGTCCTGGTGGGTGCACGAATGGCGGCGGCCAGATCCGAGTCGAGGACGCCAAAGAAGCCATCGGTTCTTCGCAAGGAATGGCCCTAGACGCGTCTATGAAGCCATCACCACACGAGCAGCGCGCGTGGCTTGCTCGCGTTGACGAGGCTTATTTCTCCATGGAATCAGAGTCTGAATCTGAACTGGATACTCAGTCCCAAAAGTCTTCATTGGCTGACAAAGACGCTAAAATTCATCAAGGCTTACGGCACTGGTCAGAATACATGAATATCCCCCTCTCTAAGCTCGTTTATACTACCTACCGCCAGGTAGAAAGTGATGTTGGCAAGGATCAAACACCTGCTAATGATACAAGCCGGGTCGTGGAGCTTGCGGGGAAGATTGGTGGTGGTTGGTAA
- a CDS encoding mitochondrial chaperone BCS1 has protein sequence MKKVITTTKQATTEILSRSELEGTRFGYIANKWTAPILDPNSKEYPNLTTVVRVLQGDTYDRALEMQDTGSTSDPMPICVLNFANAFTPGGGWLRGARSQEEQICYRSTLIDTLHTRFYPMDDLEALYSPNVIVFRKNVDHKFSFMSAVDELHLNPTVSVISMATRNKPRLTANGTTYVDPAQRYLMISKMQLILRTAANNNHRRLVLGAIGCGAFCHPTQKVADCWYKVLMKQEFKGWFEQIHFVIRDSATEKNLQIFRETLYGLSI, from the coding sequence ATGAAGAAGGTGATAACAACAACAAAGCAAGCCACAACTGAAATTCTGTCCAGGTCAGAATTGGAGGGAACACGGTTTGGTTATATTGCGAACAAATGGACCGCTCCTATCTTGGACCCTAATTCCAAGGAATATCCAAATTTGACCACTGTGGTTAGAGTCCTGCAAGGTGACACATATGACCGGGCCCTCGAGATGCAAGATACCGGCAGCACCAGCGATCCCATGCCAATATGTGTTCTCAATTTTGCCAATGCCTTCACTCCCGGTGGGGGCTGGCTCAGAGGTGCTCGATCCCAGGAGGAACAGATCTGCTACCGAAGCACACTCATTGATACTCTCCATACTCGGTTCTACCCAATGGACGATCTGGAGGCCCTCTATTCACCCAATGTGATCGTTTTCCGAAAGAACGTGGACCACAAGTTTAGCTTCATGTCGGCAGTCGATGAGCTACACCTGAACCCCACTGTCAGTGTCATCAGCATGGCAACACGGAACAAGCCTAGATTGACCGCTAATGGTACCACGTACGTGGACCCGGCCCAGCGATATCTCATGATATCCAAGATGCAATTGATTCTACGCACGGCAGCCAACAATAATCACCGCCGCTTGGTCCTCGGTGCCATTGGTTGTGGAGCCTTTTGCCATCCCACCCAGAAAGTGGCTGACTGCTGGTACAAGGTTCTCATGAAACAAGAGTTTAAGGGTTGGTTTGAGCAGATTCACTTTGTAATTAGAGACTCTGCCACTGAGAAAAATCTCCAGATTTTTAGAGAGACATTGTATGGGTTGAGCATTTGA
- a CDS encoding serine threonine protein kinase — protein MSNKRQVFLSLHHRDALSIGGNRQRFGHAAYHWGIVISPKISKGPDCYAFDVSDGIILDPARRVNLNQEGNWFFRGRANINPEKSGHLLGRVMIGKVPNEVTYVELHGLLEAIPLPQKSTLPEQNCVTWTRAAICKLQENGLVEQFDLGRFMDESLAFADQRLQSIESKPASINYTGRRM, from the coding sequence ATGAGCAATAAACGCCAGGTCTTCCTTTCGCTTCATCATCGCGATGCTCTCTCTATCGGTGGGAACAGGCAGCGATTCGGCCATGCGGCCTACCACTGGGGGATTGTCATTTCACCCAAAATTTCCAAGGGGCCAGATTGCTATGCTTTCGACGTAAGCGATGGAATTATACTTGATCCGGCGCGCCGAGTTAATCTCAACCAAGAAGGCAATTGGTTCTTTCGAGGAAGAGCAAACATCAATCCAGAAAAGAGCGGTCACCTTCTTGGAAGGGTTATGATTGGGAAGGTGCCCAATGAGGTTACCTACGTAGAACTCCATGGCCTTCTCGAAGCAATTCCACTTCCCCAAAAGAGTACTCTGCCGGAGCAAAACTGCGTCACTTGGACGAGAGCCGCCATTTGCAAGCTTCAGGAGAACGGTCTCGTGGAGCAATTCGACCTCGGCCGGTTCATGGACGAGTCGCTTGCTTTCGCGGATCAACGCCTGCAAAGCATCGAATCTAAGCCCGCCAGCATCAACTACACTGGTCGGCGTATGTGA
- a CDS encoding BTB/POZ-like, with the protein MASRTNFHQFPSTFKDCPIQVIVGPQKTVYYVHPGVLSSCGSPVLKARVNDQWIKNGTSGAIDWTEFDEETVECALSYLYIEDYDVRDRTFVGAQIEERNDNDQIAQAAFLSTKAGSSVPDSKILNEALSERPLTPLSRCLQVGLPAETMQTAAAAFMKEPSACDEGLGDIALMHGKLYCFAHQFLFSRLENLALQRLTQLLLKCDTPTDPFFLGLADAIRLVYGATPKSKPNDPARELLSQYVALKYTILPESSMRALIAEGGDFMIDVTCKLARRISISGTSTQSLEGLIDELEMSVSRLEQHTENQACLLKRAEEEILEWESWNRGISAKHKKAKRMVAPFEFSTTLEHSA; encoded by the exons ATGGCATCGCGTACAAATTTTCACCAATTCCCCAG TACGTTCAAGGATTGCCCAATCCAGGTCATTGTTGGCCCTCAGAAAACTGTCTACTACGTTCATCCTGGAGTCCTTTCGTCGTGCGGCTCACCGGTATTGAAAGCTCGTGTCAACGACCAGTGGATCAAGAATGGTACGAGTGGGGCTATTGATTGGACGGAATTCGATGAGGAAACCGTTGAATGCGCTCTGAGCTATCTATACATTGAGGATTATGACGTGCGCGATCGAACATTTGTTGGTGCACAAATTGAAGAGAGAAACGACAATGATCAGATTG CACAAGCAGCCTTCCTCTCTACCAAAGCGGGGTCATCGGTGCCTGACTCCAAAATCTTAAACGAAGCGCTTTCGGAACGACCGCTAACACCTTTGAGTCGGTGTTTGCAAGTTGGTTTGCCAGCAGAGACTATGCAAACAGCCGCAGCAGCGTTCATGAAGGAACCTAGTGCTTGTGATGAGGGCCTTGGTGACATCGCTCTTATGCACGGCAAGCTTTACTGCTTTGCACACCAGTTTTTGTTCTCCAGACTCGAGAACCTGGCTTTACAGCGCCTGACGCAGCTTCTTCTCAAATGCGATACACCAACGGATCCATTTTTCCTGGGTCTTGCAGATGCCATACGCCTCGTGTACGGCGCAACACCAAAATCAAAACCGAATGATCCAGCTCGGGAATTACTTTCTCAATATGTGGCACTGAAATACACCATACTACCAGAGTCGAGTATGAGAGCCTTGATAGCAGAAGGGGGTGATTTTATGATTGATGTCACCTGCAAACTAGCAAGGAGGATATCGATAAGTGGAACATCGACTCAATCTTTGGAAGGTCTTATTGATGAGCTGGAAATGAGTGTTTCCAGGCTAGAGCAGCATACTGAGAATCAAGCTTGTTTGCTCAAGCGGGCAGAGGAAGAAATCCTGGAATGGGAGAGCTGGAACCGAGGGATTTCAGCAAAGCACAAGAAAGCGAAAAGGATGGTGGCACCGTTTGAATTCAGTACGACTCTTGAACATTCGGCTTAA